Proteins from a single region of Thunnus albacares chromosome 16, fThuAlb1.1, whole genome shotgun sequence:
- the LOC122965676 gene encoding BTB/POZ domain-containing protein 6-B-like, with the protein MATELLNTSLPDGKQVEVKKSFIQRSEAESPAENGEEDGDAVQPNINTAAEDKDGEETHPTLRERNALMFNNEQMADVHFIVGSPGETQRVPAHKYVLAVGSSVFGAMFYGDLAEGQSEIQIPDVDPAAFLILLKYMYSDEIELEADTVLATLYAAKKYIVPALAKACVGFLETSLEAKNACVLLSQSRLFEEPQLTQRCWELIDAQAELALRSDGFTEIDPPTLEIIMQRETLNVREVLLFQASLRWAAAECQRRGLTVTPRNQRAVLGKALYLVRFPTMTLQEFADGAAQSDVLTLTETHDVFLWFTATNKPRLDFPLVKRAGLVPQRCHRFQASAYRTNQWRYRGRCDSIQFAVDCRIFMAGLGLYGSSGGKAEYSVKIELKRQGTVLAQNLTKFLSDGSSSTFPVWFEHPIQVEPDAFYTVSAVLDGNELSYFGQEGMTEVQSGKVTFQFQCSSDSTNGTGVQGGQIPELVFFC; encoded by the exons atggcgACTGAGCTGCTTAACACCTCCCTCCCCGACGGCAAGCAGGTGGAGGTGAAGAAGAGTTTCATCCAGCGCAGTGAAGCCGAATCGCCAGCTGAAAACGGCGAGGAGGACGGAGACGCCGTCCAGCCGAACatcaacacagcagcagaggacaaaGACGGAGAGGAGACGCACCCCACCCTCAGAGAGAG GAATGCGTTGATGTTCAACAACGAGCAGATGGCTGATGTTCACTTCATCGTCGGTTCTCCTGGAGAAACTCAAAGAGTCCCTGCTCATAAG TATGTTCTGGCGGTGGGCAGCTCAGTGTTTGGAGCCATGTTCTACGGAGATCTGGCTGAGGGACAGTCTGAGATCCAGATCCCCGACGTGGATCCGGCTGCTTTCCTCATCCTGTTAAA GTACATGTACAGTGATGAGATCGAACTGGAGGCCGACACGGTGCTCGCCACGCTCTATGCCGCAAAGAAGTACATCGTCCCTGCTCTGGCGAAGGCCTGCGTCGGCTTCCTGGAGACGAGCCTGGAGGCGAAGAACGCCTGCGTGCTTCTGTCTCAGAGCCGGCTGTTCGAGGAGCCGCAGCTGACGCAGCGCTGCTGGGAGCTGATTGACGCGCAGGCCGAGCTGGCGCTGCGCTCCGACGGCTTCACTGAGATTGACCCTCCCACACTGGAGATCATCATGCAGAGAGAGACGCTCAACGTCCGCGAGGTGCTGCTGTTCCAGGCATCGCTGCGCTGGGCGGCGGCGGAGTGTCAGCGGCGGGGCCTGACAGTCACACCCAGGAACCAGCGGGCGGTGCTGGGGAAGGCTCTGTACCTGGTCCGGTTCCCCACCATGACGCTGCAGGAGTTCGCTGATGGGGCGGCACAGTCCGACGTCCTGACACTCACAGAGACTCACGACGTCTTCCTGTGGTTCACTGCAACCAACAAACCCAGACTGGACTTCCCACTGGTGAAACGGGCTGGCCTGGTGCCACAGAGGTGCCACCGCTTCCAGGCCTCCGCCTACCGCACCAACCAGTGGCGCTACAGGGGGCGCTGCGACAGCATCCAGTTCGCTGTGGACTGCAGGATCTTCATGGCTGGCCTCGGCCTGTACGGGTCGAGCGGCGGGAAGGCGGAGTACAGCGTGAAGATTGAGCTGAAGCGGCAGGGAACCGTGCTGGCTCAGAACCTCACCAAGTTCCTGTCAGACGGGTCCAGCAGCACCTTCCCTGTGTGGTTCGAGCACCCGATCCAGGTGGAGCCGGACGCTTTCTACACGGTCAGCGCCGTGCTGGACGGGAACGAGCTGAGCTACTTCGGGCAGGAGGGGATGACAGAGGTGCAGTCTGGGAAAGTCACCTTCCAGTTCCAGTGTTCGTCAGATAGTACCAACGGGACCGGGGTGCAGGGGGGGCAGATCCCAGAGCTGGTCTTCTTCTGCTGA